In Deltaproteobacteria bacterium, the sequence CTTGGGCGCGCGCCAGGTCAGCACCTCGGGCCCCTGCGCGCACACCAGCACGTCGTCCTCGATGCGGACCCCGACCCCGCGCAGCTCCGCCGGCGCGCGCTCGTCGTGGGCACCGATGTAGAGCCCGGGCTCGACCGTCAGCACGAAGCCGGGCTCGAGCGGCCGCGGTCGCCGCTGCAGCGTGTAGTAGCCGGCATCGTGCACGTCGGCGCCGAGCCAGTGGCTGCTGCGGTGCATGTACCAGCGCTTGTAGTGCTCGTGCTCGAGCGCCGCGTCGACGGTGTCGTCGAGCAGGCCCAGGCTCGCGAGGCCCTCGCACAGCACCCGCAAGCAGCAGTGGTGGATGGCGTCGATGTCGGAGCCCACCTCGGCCTTCGCGATGCCGGCGCGGTTGGCCGCGAGCACGATCTGGTAGAGATCGCGCTGCGCCGGCGTGAAGCGCCCGCCGACCGGTACCGTGCGCGTGATGTCGGCGGCGAACAGATCGACCTCGGCGCCGGCGTCGACCAGCATGAGCTCGCCGTCGCGGAGCTGGGCGTCGTTGTCGACGTAGTGGAGGATGCACGCGTTGTCGCCCCCGCCAACGATGGAGCCGTACGCGGGGCCATCGGCGCCCGCGCGGCGGAAGCGGTACTCGAGCAGGGCCTCGATCTCGTACTCGAACATGCCCGGTCGGAGCGCGCGCATGGCCGCGACGTGGGCGTCGACGCTGATGTCGATCGCGCGGCGCAGGCTCGCGAGCGCGGCGTCGTCCTTGCGGATGCGATCCTCGCCGACGCTCGCGCGGGCGTCGCAGATCAGCTCTGGTGGGGTTTCCCCCCAGCGATTGCGGCGGCGCAGGTGGTCGATCGCGCGCAGCACGGCCTGGTCGAGCGCGCGCCAGCGCCCCAGCGGCGTGTGGACCGATGCGGCACCGTCGAGCAGCTTGGGCAGCCGCTCGGCGAGCTCTCCGATCGGGAACGCAGCATCGGCGCCGTGGCGATCCCGGGCGCCCTCGGGTCCGATGCGCCGCCCGCTCCACACCTCCGCCTCGGGATCGCGTGGGCGCACGAACAGCACGAAGTGCGGCTCGGCGAACGCGCGCACGACCGCGACTGCGCCCGGTTCGCGCACACCGGTGAGGTAGTGGAAGTCGGAGTCGGGACGGAAGCGGAACTCGGTGTCGTTGCTGCGCGTGCGCAGCTCGCCGCCGTACAGCACCAGCGCACCCCCCTGCAGCGCGGCGGCGATGCGGGCGCGGCGTGCCGCGAAGACCGGGGCCGACGGGTCGGGGGGCGTCATCGTGCAGCGGATCATCGCAGAGCGCGGCGGTGCTCGACCAGACCAGGGTGGGCGCCCCCCTCGAGCGCGCCGTGCAGCAGCGTGCGCAGCGCGTCTGCGGATCGTGTGGGCGCGCACTGTCCCGCATCCGGCCGAAAGTCTGGAGCGTGCGGCGGCGATGTCCGGCAGCGATGGGCGACGACGACGGCACCGTGTTCGACCAACCGCTGGCGTTCGTGTGGCCGCTGGCCGGGCCGTTCGGCGCGCTCGTGCTGTCGGCGATGGCGTGGCTGTCGATCTGAACGCCCGCCCACCGGTCGGGCCGTCGGGTGGTGTTGCGGACGGCTGCGGGATGCAGGAATGTTCGGCGCAGATGTTCGCCCGCCAGCAAACGAGTCGCCTCGTCCACGATGTGCAGCAGTCGCTCGCGAGTTACCAGCCCCGCCGCGCGGGCCTCGATCGCGAGCAGCTCGGAGGGCTCGCGAAGGCCGTGCTCGCGTCGGTCGACGTGCGTGATCTTCGAGGCCTCGACAGTGCGCAGCTGCTGCCGCAGCTCGAGTCGATGCTGACGGCGATCGAGCAGCGCAAGCGCGACGAGATCAAGGTCTCGCTGCAGTACGAGGAGGGCATCGACGCGCTGGTCGTCGAGACCTGCCTCGAGGATCAGCCGTTCTTGGTCTCGACGCTGCGCGCCGCGCTGGCCAGCGAGCACTACGACGTGCGCCGCTTCATGAACGCGGTCGTGAAGATCCGCCGCGACGCCGGCGGCAAGCTGCTCGCCATCGGCACCGGCACGCCGGAGTCGGTGATGCGCGTGGAGGTCGGCCTCGCCGGTGGCAGCGCGGGTCGTGACGGCGGTGGCGTGCCGCAGGGGCTCGCCGCGCGCATCGAGCATCGCCTGCGACTGGCGCAGGCCATGGTCACCGACTTCGGGACCATGAAGGAGATCATCAAGCGACAGGCCGACGCCTACTACGCGGCGGCGCACGCCTGCAGCGGCGAGGAGGCGGCGGCGCTGCACGACGCCGAGGCGCTGCTGCGCTGGCTGTGCGAGGAGAATACCGTCGTGCTCGGCGTCGAGGAGTACGACGTCCACGGCGAGCCGATCGGCGTGCATGGCACCAGCCGCGTCGCTCGCCCGACGCGTGATCGTGGCGTCATCACGGCCGCCGCCCGCGGCGAGGGCCGCCTGGTTCGCTTCATGCGGAGCGCCGAGGAGTCGCCGGTGCACCGCGCCGGCAAGCCCGGCCACTTCTTCGTCACCCGCTTTGGTGACGACGCGCGGCCGTGCGGCACGCTGCTCATCGACGCGCTGTTCACCTACAAGGCGCTGCACACTCCGCCCGAGCAGATCCCCATCGCGCACACCGTGCTCAAGTCGTTGCTCGCGGAGCGCCAGGCCGGCGCCGACTCCGATCGCGGCAAGAACATCACCAACGCGTTCAACTCGCTGCCGCTCGAGTACCTGCTGTCCGAGGATCGCGACGCCATCTGGGAGCTGACCGACCGCATCCTGCGTGCCGAGGCCGAGGGCGGCAGCGACGTACACATCCGCGTCGGCGAGAACGGTCGCTTCGCGTTCGTGTTCGTCGCACTGCCGCGGTGGCAGTTCAGCGAAGAGCTGCGCATGCAGGTGCAGAACGTCGTGCTCGAGGCGCTGTCGGGCACCTACGCCGACTACGGCGTGTACATCGATCGTTACGACAACGCGGTCATCCACTTCTACGTCACCGGCGTCGGGCCGCTGCAGAGCATCGACACCGAGGACCTGCGCAGCCGCGTGCTGGTGTTCGCCCGCTCGTGGACCGATCGCCTGCGCGAGGCGCTGGGCGGCATCGCCGATGGCACGCGGCTCGAGGAGCTCTTCGACCTCTACGAGGACGCGTTCACCGACGAGCACAAGCGGCGCTGCGGCGTCGGCCGCATCCGCGACGACATCCGCTGCCTCGAGGCGCTGCGGGCGGGCGCATCGATCGACTGCGATCTCTACGTCTCGGAGTTCTCCGAGCACCCCGGCAGCCTCAACCTGCGCATCTTCTCGCGCCAGGCGCTGAACTTGAGCCGCGAGCTGCCCGTGCTCAGTCACTTCGGCTTCGAGGTCATCGACGAGTACAGCCGCGACGTCACGCTGCCGGGGCTGCCGGCGGTCGACATGGACAACTTCCGCATCGACGTCCGTGATGACCGCATCGGCCAGGTGATGGCGCGTCGTCGCAACATCACCGAGGCGCTGCGCGAGGTGTTCGCCGGTCGCTGCGGCGACGACGATCTCAACCGCCTGGTGGTGGTCAGCGACCTGACCTCCCACGACGTCGAGATCCTGCGCGCGTTCGTGGCCTACCTGCACCAGCTGTCGCTGCCGTTCAGCGACGACCTCGTGCGGCAGACCCTCGTCGATCACCCGAACGTCGCCGAGGAGTTCATCGACTGGTTGAGCGCGCGCTTCGACCCCGAGGTCGCCAGCGAGGCCGCCGCCGCCGAGAGCGACGCGGCGCTCGAGACCGCCCTGCGCGAGGTCACCGACTACACCGCCGACCGCGTGCTGCAGGCGATCGCCGAGGCCATTCGCGCCACCCGGCGCACCAATGCCTGGGTTGCCGACGTCGCCGGCGGTCAGCCGCTGGCGTTCAAGATCGCGTCGGGCGAGCTGTCGTTCGGCCCCGAGCCCAAGCCGATGCGCGAGATCTGGGTCTACCACCGCGACTTCGAGGGCGTGCACCTGCGCGGCGGTCGGGTCGCCCGCGGCGGCCTGCGCTTCTCCGATCGTCCCGACGACTTCCGCACCGAGATCCACGGGCTGATGTCGACGCAGATGGTGAAGAACGTCGTGATCGTCCCGATGGGTGCCAAGGGCGGCTTCGTGCTGCGTCACCCGCCGTCGGACCGCGACGAGCTGCGCGCCGCCGGCGACTTCTACTACGAGAAGTTCGTGCGCGCGCTGCTGTCGGTCACCGACAACCTCGTCGACGGCCAGGCCGTGACGCCGCGCGGCATCCTCCTCTACAAGGAGGGCACCGATCCGTACCTCGTGGTCGCGGCCGACAAGGGCACCGCGCACATGAGCGACACCGCCAACCGCGTCAGCGCCGAGCACGGCTTCTGGCTCGACGACGCGTTCGCCTCGGGCGGCTCGGCCGGCTACGACCACAAGGTCACCGGCATCACCGCCCGCGGCGCGTGGGAGGCCACCAAGCGCAGCTTCCGGGAGATGGGCGTCGACCCCGAGCGCGACGTCATCACCTGCTGTGGCGTCGGTGACATGAGCGGCGACGTGTTCGGCAACGGCCTGCTGCGCAGCAAGACCATCAAGCTGCTGGCCGCGTTCAACCACGCGCACATCTTCATCGACCCCGATCCGGATCCGGCGCGCAGCTTCGTGGAGCGCCAGCGGCTGTTCGAGAAGCCGCGCTCGCAGTGGTCGGACTACGACGTCTCGCTGCTGTCGAAGGGCGGCGGCGTGTACCCGCGCAAGTCCAAGGAGGTCGACCTGTCGCCCGAGGCGCGCGCGATGCTCGGCGTGGCGCCGGGCCGCAAGGTCAACGGCGAGGACGTGATGCGCGCCATCTTGCGCATGCACGTCGACCTCATGTGGATGGGCGGCATCGGCACCTACGTGAAGTCGAAGGACGAGACCCATGCCGAGGTCGGCGACAAGACCAACGACGGCGCGCGGGTCAACGCCAGCGAGCTGCGCTGCCGCGTGCTCGCCGAGGGCGCCAACCTGGCGATCACGGACCGCGGTCGCGTCGAGTTCGCGCGGCTCGGTGGCCACAACTACAACGCGTTCCTCGACAACTCGGGCGGCGTCGACACTTCGGACCACGAGGTCAACATCAAGATCCTCTTCTCGCCGCTGTTGCGCGCCGGCAAGGTCTCACGCGAGGCCCGCAACGCGATGCTGAAGCAGTGCGAGGACGAGGTCGTCGAGATGGTGCTCGACAACAACCGCTCGCAGAGCCGCATGGTCAGCTACGACGTCCGCCGCAGCCGGCAGGACGTGTTCCGCTACAGCCGCGCACTGTCGTACCTGGGCCGCGCGTTGCCGTTCAACCCCGACAAGTTCGCGATGCCCAGCGAGGAGGAGCTCGGCAACCGCAGCCGCAAGGGCCACGGCCTCTACAAGTGCGAGGCCTCGGTGCTGTGCGCCCACGCCAAGATGCTGGCCTACCGCGAGCTGCTCGAGTCGGAGCCGCTGCCCGATGTCTACGTCGACGCCGCGGTGCGCGAGTACTTCCCGCGCGCGATGCAGGAGATGGTCGGCAACGACGCGACCGCCAATCACCTGCTGCGCCGCGAGATCGCGACCACGATGATCGTCAACGGCATCGTCGACAACGCCGGTGGCACGCTGCTGGCCGAGTGCAGCCTCGCCTCGGGTCGACCGGTGCGCGAGAGCGTGGTGGCGTACCTGCAGGCCTCGGAGGCGGCCGAGATCGACGGCATCCGTGCCGAGCTCTACGCGCTCGAGGACGAGCGACGGCAGGAGGCGGTCTACGCCGCGATGGCGATGGCCGAGGCGGCGCTCGAGGACGCGACCTTCTACCTCAACGACCAGATGATGCTGCCGCCGGTCGACGCCAACGCGATCGCGCAGGTGCGGGCGTTGCTGGCCAACGTCGACCAGGCGCTGCCCTCGGGCAGCAAGGGGCGGATGGCGGGCCGCATCCGCAAGCTCGAGGACGCTGGCATCCCCCGCGCGCTGACCGAGCGACTCGTGAAGCTGCGGTACCTGACGCCGGTGCTCGACGCGGTCCGCATGGCGCAGCTGTTGGGCCGCGAGCCCCGCGATCTGCTCTACCTGCGGCTGCAGGTCACCGACGCCGTCAACCTGCTGTACCTCTACCAGGCGCTCGATCGCATGGCCTACGCGGGGCCGTGGGACGGCCCGGCCGTGCTGGCGCTGCGTCGTCAGCTCAACTTCCACCTGCACAAGCTGGTGCGGATGGTGCGGGGCAACGACGTCGCAGGGATGATCGAGGCCTACAAGCTCGGTGACTTCTGTGCCGCCGTCGCGGCGCAGGCCGACAGCGGTCCGACCATCTCCGGGCTGGTCATGCTCGACGACTGGCTGCGGCGCATGCTGCCGCCCTTGACCGCGATCGCGGCCGTCTAGCCCGGGGCCGCAGGGTCCGCGCGTGCGCCGGGGCGGACCCGGCGCTATGCTCCGGCCCCGATGGATGTGAGAGCATCGCTACGGGGCGCGGGGTCGAAATTGGCGTGGTTCGTGGCCGCGAGCCTGCTGGCGGGCGGCTGCGATCTCTCGAGCAAGGCCTGGGCGGAGCGAACGCTGACCCAGGCGCCGGATCACACCATCGCGGTGTTCGAGCCCTGGCTCGACCTCGCGCTGGCCTACAACCGTGGCATGGGCTTCAGCCTGGTCGTCGATCTCGGCGCGGCGCGGTGGATCTTCGGGCTGATGGCGCTCGTCGTGGTGGTCGTGCTCGCGGTGATGGTCGTGCGTCAGCGGCCCGACCGGCTCGACCTCGTGGCGATGGCGTCGATCGCCGGCGGCGCGCTGGGCAACGGCTTCGATCGGGTGTTCCGCGCGGCCCCGGGCGGTGGCACCGGCGTGATCGACTTCGTCAAGGTCAACTATCCCTGGGGTGGGCACTGGCCGTTGTTCAACGTCGCCGACGCGCTGTTGGTGGTCGGCGTCGCGGTGCTGATGCTGCGCCGGCTCCGACGGCCCGAGTCGCCGCCCGACGCCGCAGCGCCGGCGTGAAGCCGGGCTTTGGGCGTTGGCTTTGGGCTCAGGCCTTGGCGTGCGCGTCGAAGTGGTCGGCGATCGCACGCCAGTAGAGCGCGTGCTCGGCCGCCAGCACCCGCGCGGCCAGGCCTTCGGCGGTGTCGCCCGGCTCGATCGCGACCGGCGTGTGGGCCAGCACTGCGCCCTCGTCGTAGGCCTCGTCGACCAGGTGCACCGTCGGTCCGCTGTGGGTCACGCCGGCAGCGAGCACCGCGGCGTGCACGTGCGCGCCGAACATCCCCGGGCCACCGAAGCGGGGCAGGGGCCCGGGGTGGATGTTCACCGCGCGCCCGCGGTACGCCGCGACCACCCGCGGATCGAGCAGCTTCATGTAGCCGGCGAGCACGACCACGTCGACGCGGGCGTCGAGCAGGTGCTGCAGCAGCGCAGCCCCCTCGTCGGCGTCGGTGCGGCGGCTGACGTGGGCGCACGCGATGTCCCGCGAGCGCGCGAACGCCAGCGCGCCGGCGCTCGAGTTGTTCGACACCACGAGCGCGACCTCGGCGGCCAACTGCCCGCGGTCGATCGCGGCCTGCAGCGCCTCGAGGTTGCTGCCGCGGCCGGATGCGAGCACACCCAGGCGCAGTCGCGCCGTCGGTGCGGGGGCCGCTGGTGCCGCGTCGGACGGAGCACGTGTCGACATCGGCGGTGACTATAGGGCGGCGCGCGGGGCCCAGGTGGAAGATGCGTCGCCTCGCCCCGTATACTGACCCCCACGATGGACAGCTCCGACGAACGACCGAGGTGGCGATCCACCACCGTGCTGTGCGTGCGGGCGGGCGGCCACGTCGCCCTGGGCGCCGATGGCCAGGTGTCGATGGGCAACACCATCATGAAGTCGAAGGCCGCCAAGGTCCGCACGCTGGCGGGCGGGCGCATCATCGGTGGCTTCGCCGGCTCGGCCGCCGACGGCCTGACGCTGTTCGAGCTGCTCGAGGCCAAGCTCGAGTCGACCGGTGGCAACTTCACGCGCGCGTGTGTCGAGCTCGCGAAGGACTGGCGGCAGGATCGCCGCTACCGCCGGCTGGAGGCGCTCATGATCGTCGCCGATCGCGATCGCACGCTGCTGCTGTCGGGCACCGGCGACGTGATCGAGCCCGACGACGGCATCGTGGCGATCGGTTCCGGCGGCAACTTCGCGCTCGCGGCTGCGCGCGCGCTGGTGCGCAACACCGCGCTCGATCCGCGGGCGGTGGTCGCCGCCTCGCTGCAGGTGGCCGGTGAGATCTGCGTGTTCACCAACCTCGAGCACACCATCCTCGAGCTCGGGGGTTCGACGTGAGCATCGAACACCGCAACTGGACCCCGAAGATGGTCGTCGAGGAGCTCGACCGCTTCATCATCGGTCAGCACAAGGCCAAGCGCGCCGTCGCGATCGCGATGCGCAACCGCTGGCGGCGACAGATGGCGCCCGAGGCCCTGCGCGAGGAAATCTCGCCCAAGAACATCATCATGGTCGGGCCCACCGGCGTGGGTAAGACCGAGATCGCGCGACGACTGGCGCGCCTGTCGGGCGCGCCGTTCGTGAAGGTCGAGGTCAGCAAGTTCACCGAGGTCGGCTACGTCGGCCGCGATGTCGACTCGATCGTCCGCGACCTCGTCGAGGTCGGGGTCCAGATCGTCCGCAGCGAGCTCGAGCGCGACGTCCGTTCCGAGGCCAAGCAGCGCGCCGAGGAGCGCGTGCTCGACCTGCTGCTGCCGCCCGCCGGCGAGCCGCGCGGCTTCACCGATCGCCCCGGCGAGCCGCCCAAGCCCAGCGCCACCCGCGAGAAGCTGCGCGAGCTGCTGCGCGCCGGCAAGCTCGACGATCGCGAGGTCGAGGTCGAGGTCGACGAAGGCGGTCTGCCGGGGCTGCAGATGGTGCCAGGGCTGCCGATGGGCGAGCAGATGGGGCAGCAGCTGAGCCAGCAGCTGCGCGACATGCTGTCGGCGTTCCAGCGCCGCAAGCACAAGCGCAAGCTCAAGGTCGGCGAGGCCCACGAGCTGCTGGCCAACGAAGAGGCGGGCAAGCTGGTCGATCAGGACAAGGTCGCACGCGAGGCGGTGCGGCGCACCGAGCAGCTCGGCGTGGTCTTCCTCGACGAGATCGACAAGATCTGCAGCCGCGAGAACGTCCGCGGTGCCGACGTCTCGCGCGAGGGCGTACAGCGCGACCTGCTGCCGCTGGTCGAGGGCTCGACGGTATCGACCAAGTACGGGCCGGTGCGCACCGACCACGTGCTGTTCGTGGCCGCCGGAGCGTTCCACCTGTCGAAGGTCAGCGACCTCATCCCCGAGCTACAGGGCCGCTTCCCGATCCGCGTGGAGCTCGAGTCGCTCGGTGTCGAGGAGTTCGTGCGGATCCTGAAGGAGCCCGCCAACTCGTTGCTCAAGCAGTACCGCGCGCTGCTCGAGACCGAGGGCGTCACGGTGCTGTTCGACGACGACGCGATCGCGGCCATGGCCGACGCGGCGTGGCGGGCGAACACGTCGCTCGAGAACATCGGCGCGCGGCGGCTCCACACGGTGCTCGAGCGCGTGCTCGAGGAGCTGAGCTTCGAGGCCAGCGAGCTCGGCGCCCGCGAGATCCGCATCACGGCCGCGTACGTCCACGAGCGCGTCGACGGCCTTCTCCAGGACCGCGACCTCTCGCGGCACATCCTGTAGCCCGCGGCTCACGAGGCCAGGCGGAAGCGCTCGTTCGGCATCGGATCATTGGCCGCCGGCATCGCGGCCCACATCGCCCCCACGCGGTCGCGCAGCGCGTGCACACGCTCCAGCATCGCGACGACGGCGGGGTCGCGGCGGTCCTGCAGCGAGGTCGCGAGCCAGGTGGCGGCGGTCTCGAGATCCGAGCTGCGCTCGGCTGCGTTGGCGATCTCGAGCGCGAGGTC encodes:
- a CDS encoding NAD-glutamate dehydrogenase is translated as MFARQQTSRLVHDVQQSLASYQPRRAGLDREQLGGLAKAVLASVDVRDLRGLDSAQLLPQLESMLTAIEQRKRDEIKVSLQYEEGIDALVVETCLEDQPFLVSTLRAALASEHYDVRRFMNAVVKIRRDAGGKLLAIGTGTPESVMRVEVGLAGGSAGRDGGGVPQGLAARIEHRLRLAQAMVTDFGTMKEIIKRQADAYYAAAHACSGEEAAALHDAEALLRWLCEENTVVLGVEEYDVHGEPIGVHGTSRVARPTRDRGVITAAARGEGRLVRFMRSAEESPVHRAGKPGHFFVTRFGDDARPCGTLLIDALFTYKALHTPPEQIPIAHTVLKSLLAERQAGADSDRGKNITNAFNSLPLEYLLSEDRDAIWELTDRILRAEAEGGSDVHIRVGENGRFAFVFVALPRWQFSEELRMQVQNVVLEALSGTYADYGVYIDRYDNAVIHFYVTGVGPLQSIDTEDLRSRVLVFARSWTDRLREALGGIADGTRLEELFDLYEDAFTDEHKRRCGVGRIRDDIRCLEALRAGASIDCDLYVSEFSEHPGSLNLRIFSRQALNLSRELPVLSHFGFEVIDEYSRDVTLPGLPAVDMDNFRIDVRDDRIGQVMARRRNITEALREVFAGRCGDDDLNRLVVVSDLTSHDVEILRAFVAYLHQLSLPFSDDLVRQTLVDHPNVAEEFIDWLSARFDPEVASEAAAAESDAALETALREVTDYTADRVLQAIAEAIRATRRTNAWVADVAGGQPLAFKIASGELSFGPEPKPMREIWVYHRDFEGVHLRGGRVARGGLRFSDRPDDFRTEIHGLMSTQMVKNVVIVPMGAKGGFVLRHPPSDRDELRAAGDFYYEKFVRALLSVTDNLVDGQAVTPRGILLYKEGTDPYLVVAADKGTAHMSDTANRVSAEHGFWLDDAFASGGSAGYDHKVTGITARGAWEATKRSFREMGVDPERDVITCCGVGDMSGDVFGNGLLRSKTIKLLAAFNHAHIFIDPDPDPARSFVERQRLFEKPRSQWSDYDVSLLSKGGGVYPRKSKEVDLSPEARAMLGVAPGRKVNGEDVMRAILRMHVDLMWMGGIGTYVKSKDETHAEVGDKTNDGARVNASELRCRVLAEGANLAITDRGRVEFARLGGHNYNAFLDNSGGVDTSDHEVNIKILFSPLLRAGKVSREARNAMLKQCEDEVVEMVLDNNRSQSRMVSYDVRRSRQDVFRYSRALSYLGRALPFNPDKFAMPSEEELGNRSRKGHGLYKCEASVLCAHAKMLAYRELLESEPLPDVYVDAAVREYFPRAMQEMVGNDATANHLLRREIATTMIVNGIVDNAGGTLLAECSLASGRPVRESVVAYLQASEAAEIDGIRAELYALEDERRQEAVYAAMAMAEAALEDATFYLNDQMMLPPVDANAIAQVRALLANVDQALPSGSKGRMAGRIRKLEDAGIPRALTERLVKLRYLTPVLDAVRMAQLLGREPRDLLYLRLQVTDAVNLLYLYQALDRMAYAGPWDGPAVLALRRQLNFHLHKLVRMVRGNDVAGMIEAYKLGDFCAAVAAQADSGPTISGLVMLDDWLRRMLPPLTAIAAV
- the lspA gene encoding signal peptidase II, translating into MDVRASLRGAGSKLAWFVAASLLAGGCDLSSKAWAERTLTQAPDHTIAVFEPWLDLALAYNRGMGFSLVVDLGAARWIFGLMALVVVVVLAVMVVRQRPDRLDLVAMASIAGGALGNGFDRVFRAAPGGGTGVIDFVKVNYPWGGHWPLFNVADALLVVGVAVLMLRRLRRPESPPDAAAPA
- a CDS encoding aminopeptidase P N-terminal domain-containing protein → MTPPDPSAPVFAARRARIAAALQGGALVLYGGELRTRSNDTEFRFRPDSDFHYLTGVREPGAVAVVRAFAEPHFVLFVRPRDPEAEVWSGRRIGPEGARDRHGADAAFPIGELAERLPKLLDGAASVHTPLGRWRALDQAVLRAIDHLRRRNRWGETPPELICDARASVGEDRIRKDDAALASLRRAIDISVDAHVAAMRALRPGMFEYEIEALLEYRFRRAGADGPAYGSIVGGGDNACILHYVDNDAQLRDGELMLVDAGAEVDLFAADITRTVPVGGRFTPAQRDLYQIVLAANRAGIAKAEVGSDIDAIHHCCLRVLCEGLASLGLLDDTVDAALEHEHYKRWYMHRSSHWLGADVHDAGYYTLQRRPRPLEPGFVLTVEPGLYIGAHDERAPAELRGVGVRIEDDVLVCAQGPEVLTWRAPKDVDELEAIVGQSA
- the purN gene encoding phosphoribosylglycinamide formyltransferase — encoded protein: MSTRAPSDAAPAAPAPTARLRLGVLASGRGSNLEALQAAIDRGQLAAEVALVVSNNSSAGALAFARSRDIACAHVSRRTDADEGAALLQHLLDARVDVVVLAGYMKLLDPRVVAAYRGRAVNIHPGPLPRFGGPGMFGAHVHAAVLAAGVTHSGPTVHLVDEAYDEGAVLAHTPVAIEPGDTAEGLAARVLAAEHALYWRAIADHFDAHAKA
- the hslV gene encoding ATP-dependent protease subunit HslV — translated: MDSSDERPRWRSTTVLCVRAGGHVALGADGQVSMGNTIMKSKAAKVRTLAGGRIIGGFAGSAADGLTLFELLEAKLESTGGNFTRACVELAKDWRQDRRYRRLEALMIVADRDRTLLLSGTGDVIEPDDGIVAIGSGGNFALAAARALVRNTALDPRAVVAASLQVAGEICVFTNLEHTILELGGST
- the hslU gene encoding ATP-dependent protease ATPase subunit HslU — protein: MVVEELDRFIIGQHKAKRAVAIAMRNRWRRQMAPEALREEISPKNIIMVGPTGVGKTEIARRLARLSGAPFVKVEVSKFTEVGYVGRDVDSIVRDLVEVGVQIVRSELERDVRSEAKQRAEERVLDLLLPPAGEPRGFTDRPGEPPKPSATREKLRELLRAGKLDDREVEVEVDEGGLPGLQMVPGLPMGEQMGQQLSQQLRDMLSAFQRRKHKRKLKVGEAHELLANEEAGKLVDQDKVAREAVRRTEQLGVVFLDEIDKICSRENVRGADVSREGVQRDLLPLVEGSTVSTKYGPVRTDHVLFVAAGAFHLSKVSDLIPELQGRFPIRVELESLGVEEFVRILKEPANSLLKQYRALLETEGVTVLFDDDAIAAMADAAWRANTSLENIGARRLHTVLERVLEELSFEASELGAREIRITAAYVHERVDGLLQDRDLSRHIL